One Aegilops tauschii subsp. strangulata cultivar AL8/78 chromosome 7, Aet v6.0, whole genome shotgun sequence genomic window carries:
- the LOC120968870 gene encoding uncharacterized protein, translated as MAGRRYEWINWDGLGNEAEEDAADLNYDYEWVVPDQDEDVAESSHRRWGGRLGLAGGVRGRDVGLGRGNAGRSGLGRGGAGGSGLGQRVRSVVNQAMVGGNGEGGGREDDGHARGSGDHARGGRRLGLAGSRRGPNPVTRWPVDRPTVEAQENGGVGDSEEHVEQEADNNVEGDGNGGASGKEGGINSMRSILYMLWF; from the exons ATGGCTGGTCGCCGCTACGAGTGGATCAACTGGGATGGCCTTGGCAACGAGGCGGAGGAGGATGCGGCCGATTTGAACTACGACTACGAGTGGGTCGTACCCGACCAAG ATGAAGACGTGGCAGAGAGTTCCCACCGGCGTTGGGGAGGAAGGCTTGGCCTGGCAGGTGGAGTAAGGGGTCGGGACGTGGGACTTGGACGAGGAAATGCTGGTCGATCAGGACTTGGACGAGGAGGCGCTGGCGGATCAGGACTTGGTCAGCGTGTACGTTCAGTCGTGAACCAAGCAATGGTGGGGGGAAATGGTGAGGGAGGCGGCAGGGAGGACGACGGGCATGCACGCGGCAGCGGCGACCATGCACGCGGTGGACGCCGGCTTGGACTTGCGGGGTCAAGGCGTGGCCCTAATCCGGTGACAAGGTGGCCTGTTGATCGTCCAACTGTAG AAGCACAAGAGAATGGTGGAGTTGGTGATTCTGAGGAGCATGTAGAACAAGAGGCAGATAACAATGTGGAAGGCGATGGGAATGGAGGAGCCTCAG GAAAAGAAGGTGGTATCAACTCCATGAGAAGCATACTGTATATGCTATGGTTCTAG